Genomic DNA from Marnyiella aurantia:
ATATGGTTCGGAATACCTCCGCTCCTAAAACTATGGATTGACGAGGTGTTCGACCTGAAGTGGCAGGAGCAATCCACTGAAAATCCACTTGCAGGCAAGGAAGTTGTTGTCCTTGTTACCACCAATTATCAGCAGGAACAATTTGGTGAGCAGGGACATTTTCAATATTCAATAGAAGAGCTTATATCGGGTCTTTTTGTCGTGCTGAAACAGAATAAGCTCCACCTGAAGGATTTTTTGTGCATTTACGATATAGACCAAATGGACAAAAAAGAGATCATCAAACAAAAGCAACACTTTATGTCAATACTAAACGCTGAATAATGGAGGGTAAGTTCGCAATGACCATCCTTATATTCCTGGGGGCTGCCATCGTAATGGCGCCACTGGTGAAAAGACTGGGACTGAGTTCTGTGATAGGCTATATTCTGGGCGGAATTATTATCGGGCCGTTTATTTTAAAGCTTAGCGGCAAGGAAACCGATAATATAATGCATACCACCGAATTTGGCGTGGTTTTGCTTCTGTTTTTGGTCGGGCTGGAACTGGAACCTAAAAAATTCTGGGCAATGCGGAGAAAGATTCTCGGTCTGGGACTGAGCCAAATGCTTATTACTATTGCATTGCTGTTTGCGGTATTTTATCTTGCAGGTTGGCAACCGGATGTAGCCATGGCGGTCGCGATTTGCTTTGCGATGTCCTCCACAGCTATTGTTCTTCAAATGCTGCGTGAAAAAAGCCTGTTTAAAACTGCCGCCGGCGAAGCTTCCTTCTCAACCCTGATTTTTCAGGATATTGCGGTAATTCCCATTTTAGCGATCCTTCCCCTACTCGCCCACTATAACCCGCCCGAAGAAGAAACCGCCGTTACACTGCTGCTTCAGGAACTGCCGGAATGGCTTCAACCATTCTCAATACTCTTTGGTGTAGGTCTTCTGATTGTTTTGGGTCGCTATGTATTTGTGCCGTTCTTACGGTTCGTATCCAAATCCAATCTCGCCGAACTTCTGACAGCGGCTTCCCTGTTTCTGGTGATTGGTGTTTCAGAACTCATGATAGCCGTGGGACTTAGCGCCGCCCTCGGGGCGTTTATTGCAGGTCTGATGCTGGCTAACAGTGAATTCCGCCACGAACTTGAGGCACAG
This window encodes:
- a CDS encoding NAD(P)H-dependent oxidoreductase, whose amino-acid sequence is MENTLVLFAHPYLEHSKSNRELINFYVRHQHYTFRDLYEEFPEFHIPAFRERKRIANYDRIIFHFPLIWFGIPPLLKLWIDEVFDLKWQEQSTENPLAGKEVVVLVTTNYQQEQFGEQGHFQYSIEELISGLFVVLKQNKLHLKDFLCIYDIDQMDKKEIIKQKQHFMSILNAE